From Danio aesculapii chromosome 9, fDanAes4.1, whole genome shotgun sequence:
TACTTTTCAAAATTCCACAGGGCCAAAAGTGTCCAGTAGCTGAAGAAAGTTTAAGACAGAGATAAATCCACGTCAAATTAAACAGCACGCGTTTAACTAACTCTACTGTACATTATATACAGGGGCTTAACAAATAACCCAAGGAATGCGTGTATCATATTTAAACTGATATAACCAGGCTGCGTGTTATGACAGCCTTAGGACAACTCTGCAGTGCTTTGTGATTAAGATCTATTCCCATTCCACCCTTTTTTAAAAACTACAGAAGTATTTTCTTGGCTTTAAAGGTTTGTTTCCTGAGCACTTCTGTCCAATGGTAGATAACTATTTAAAATCAAGACATTTTTACAACTTGCCaggtttttactgttgaaatctaAAGCAGTTTTTCACAATACAACAAATTCTCTGAGCTCAATCAATATATTGCTATACAGAATGTTATGCAACATATACCAACATAAAATCCATAAAGCTTTGTTTGGAATTTGCTAAACAATAGTAACTCAGTTTGtgtacaataaaaaaagagatttgtgTACAATGATTCTAATCATTGTACACAATGATCAAttctaaattctacacacaataccccataatgacaatgtgaaaaaaaaaaaaaaaatttaaattgttgcaaatttattaaaaataaaaaacctgaaaaatcacatgtacataagtattcacagcctttgctcaatactttgtttatgcaccattggcagtaattacagcttcaagtctttttgaatatgatgccacaagcttggcacaccggtCATTGAAaatctgtcacaatcaccagtgcgATCCAACCTGTGCGgatcgctggtaaacatgcaGATCGCAACATATTCAGTCATACACCACTCACACTCCTGCCCTAGATCCCCATGActgcaaacagacacagctgaagcggttcaggactaattacacagactatatatacatctctcaaacacacacatgttgctgAGTCTTTTCCTTGTTTTGCCCTGCCGTGCTAGACCCTAgccttgttttcttgttttactcctgtctgctgcctgccttcggACCACTCGCCTGATATTTGACAATGACTCTagatttgcctgtatacatctgtttgcccctgtgttgaccattgctattctgtttaataaatcctgCGTTTGGATTTGCACAcctgttgtcagcgtcacttCAAGTTACAGCTTGTTTCATATATGTAAAACAATGTTTAGTGTATTgtgtgaaaacatttttttgtgaCTTGTGAGTGGGCAGGTATTAGTATTAGTGACtgtcagtgttggggagtaactagttacatgtaacggcattatgtaatttaattacaaaataaaagtaacagtaattcgttacagttactgagaaaaaaatgtgtaattaaattacagttacttatgaaaatgttaaagatgaCAAATGAGGTTACATCTAagtatgttgaataatattaatctgttgctttgcatGTTTTTGATAAGCACaatgccttctgctaaggccatttattaaagcaaTGCCATtatgcttttgattggttttccggTTTGATTGCAGTCCACCACGTCTACCAGTTACAATAATCCTCTCTGCCGCTGAAAGCATTAGGCTACTACAACCAATCTGCAAACTGCCACCATGGCCAGTGacaaaaatgcatttcattgctggaaatttaaaaataaattcactcTGAAATCTGAGAAGGGCACATATATAACAGTTCAGTGCAAAATTTGTTTGCCAGCTGTTAAAATACTTTCAACACCAAAGGCTTCAATGTCGAACCTGAGGAAGCATCTGCAGGTATGTAACCtagcctttctttattttataaaagcaaatgaTTTTTGTCGTGATTGTaagtgtacagaaataaaaacagaccctttcaTTTTGAATGATATATCATGACTCACAAAGTCATCGATTTGTAAAATTCAGGGCACCAACAGACTCTTCTGGCCAAAGCGATTTCATCACATTAACAGTGTTGAGCAGTAGTGTCgctaccatagactgtaaaagcgtccacacaagctacatttaccgattgcGGATTAATAAGTGAAGGCACCTaaattcacagagctgtgaggccggtgtctagccgatgaaagtaaatccatatgatggcgagaatgatgatttcttcttcttcctgtttttcagTGGTCGACCACAAACTGGTCTGTGATGTCGCCAAACAATTAGGCTAacatgagaaacttgcttgatagaaagatgactgagggagagagggtttatatatatatatatatatatatatatatatatatatatatatatatatatatatatatatatatatatatatatatatatatatatatatatatatatatatatatatatatatagtttactgtagtaaaggctgaagtatactatggtaattactattagtacTATTATTACCTGCTTGgtgtaaatgcttgaaaatgatttagttgaaaatatccattagaaatttaaaagtaatcaaaatgtaatcagttactttacttttataaagtaatcaaaaaggtacactacttattacattttaaatagagtaatttgtaatttataatctattacatttccacaATAACCTCCCCAACACAGGTGACTGctaatattactatattatatcacaaaatacggaaaactgctagtTTACCAATGACATgcagtgaggtttgtggctggtgaggcactcAATCTTTCAAAGTCAAAAGTCaaatttacaaacatattcaccCAATATATTTGCCTACTActgattgtgtttcatatattatatgagcattctttctatacacatggcaggtacatattgggccaaggaagaatgtaaaatgtacagCGATTAAATATGCCTCTCAAAAAACATGAAGCTGAATGCTACAGACAACTATAACAAGCAACTTGAAGCATTGTTATTGTTATGAAGCACCATGCGGAtgtgctctctctcattcacacacacacacgcacgcacgcacgcacgcacgcatgcacacacacacaaacacacaaacacacaaacgcacacgcacacacacacacacatgatgatCGTGTTATCTTCTGTCCCATTCTTTGAAGCAATTCCTTTAGCTTCGGCATTGGTCGTCAATTATTTATTAACGTTTTGATTGAAAGTCcaattttgagaatttttttttgagcTGATATCTGCAATTTCTGCAGTTAATcagagcaaaacataaaataactgcataaAATGACTCCTGTTGAACTTTGCTACGTAGATGAAGAGCAACCACTGAACAAGAATAATGTGAGCTCATGCGCGCCTTCTTCAGTGGCGTTCATGTCTGTGTTCAGACTCAGAAAAGCACAAATTCTCTATTGCGCttttaaaaagatgaataaatctcATACACGTCAATAAATCAAGTACGTCCCATGGCGTAAAAGTCACATCACAAAATGAAATTAGGCTTTTTGCGGAAAAACAAACGCTGACTGGATATGACAGAGTAATTCtttaatctcttttttttcataatagtTGGAAATCATTACTATTAAagcaaaacattttgaaaaaaataataataaataaaagttgacAAAATACTTTGAAAGAAAAAAGTTGTTACAGCAGGGAAAGACAGCCAATATGTTGTCCATATATGTTATGGCGAGGTACGACTTGAGAAGAGAATTCGATTTGACCCTTTCAGCATGTCTAGATTGATGAGAGTTGACAGCAACTATTGGTAGAGACAATTTTGTAAATAATGGATACTGTTGGGTCATGCCCTTGATACCTCATTTACTGTATGTGGACCACAGTGAGTTGTTGACCTtaattatttatctttatattataGACTAAGTTGTaaataaagacaaacaaaaaaagttcttATTTACTCCCAGTCACACACTGATGGCAcataacactcaaaaaaaatcacaatgaagTTTATTATAAGCTGTTTGgaaccttttgattttatttaatttgtcagttttGTTAATTATATGTTGTCAAATTCCAATCTAAATTGCTTAAAATTAGATACTATtagatttaattaataaaaaaagagatgAATATGGTATAAACATATCTAGCTGTAGAAAAACACAGATCCATCTAGTTAAATTCTATGGGATTAGTTTACTCAAAATTCAGGGGCAAAATTGAAGCAGCTCAATGCTGCACAAAACAGATGAATtaataagaaacatttaaaacacatttgattTATTGATATTACTACATAAATCTCGTTCTTATTTGTCTGATTtatgtttaactaacaaatatcaaTCAAATAAAGTTTATTCGTTAAATTATAAAGTGTGTAATTTCTTTCTCTCATGGTGAGAGTTGCCATCAATATTCATGATAAAGACCATACTACACATACTTTCTAACAAAAAAAAGAATCTTATCAaattaatatatagtttaaaacaGATTTCACTCACTTTTAGTGTTCATGGAAACAGCAATGGCCCTCTCCAGTCCTTTATGATGAACCAGACATTTGACAGAGACATCCTTCAGGAGTCCGGCCTGGATGGTCAAGGTGCTGATGACCAGAGTCGTCCCGTCACTCTGCTGGACATCGGTGGTAACAGGCGGACCGATGGTTCTGTCATTCCCCTCCACATTCCACACTATTTCAGCCTTTGGTCGGGCCACGGCTGTACAGTTGGCCTCGATTACTCCTGGCGATGTGGTCTTGTAGCTTACTTGAGGTTTAGGCAGGActgaaaatgtacagttgaagtcaaaatttggAGTTTTCAAGTGAGTTttcacatatttcccaaatgatgtgaaCAGAGCAAATaatttatcacagtatttttgttaatactttttcttctggagtaagtcaTATGTTtcatttcaactagaataaaagcagttttatatttttctaatattaattttaacattattagcttccttaagcaatatttgtttttgattgtctacagaacaaaccatcgttatacaatgactttcctaattaccctaacttgcttaattaacctgaTTAATCTAGTTTAagtttttaaattgcactttaagctcaatacaagtatcttgaaaaatatctagttaaatattatgagGCAGCATTAAGGCAGCATAAAGTAGATCCAAGCAGGTTTTGACTGCATTACAAttccatatcactacactgaatTATTTCAGTTTCTACACAGCTACAACAGCCCAAAAATGAGGTTTGAGGTCAGATGAGGTTTGTAGGAAACTAACTCTACACACAGAAGCACTTTGAGGCCacaaacctgacaaatgtcttgaaatacaacatttgaacagTGTCTTTAAGCATATTAAGTATAAGCAAAATAATTAACTCTGGTTTTTTGATTATTGAAAAAACTGCACAACACCTcaaacttaggcccaatcccaattttaccccttcgaatggagatttttcagatctaaggagtaagaaaatttcccagaaggggtaagaaaatttcacaGAATACACCAGACACAACAGCAGCATAGCTGCAACCGGGAGTAGGAGATCAACaaagtagtgttttttttttgtcattattacgaatttttacgacaaacaagcctatgttttaatacattcataaccgagTTTGTGTTTTACGGTcatgcttaataaaaaaaaaaatgctaaaataaaaacctctaCAATCCATAATAGCTCCACTATATTCCCAGAATATTCtgtcactcgaataccctgtcagaaaagtcaagTGGCTGTGAATGATCTTTTTTATGTGCGCAAACTGGGGAGCAAGTATGAAGAAGGTTGTGCGTTggtgcgcatggggactgaaccaaaaagctgagggGCGGGGGGGCGGTGGGATTGATTGGTGATtctgggagttttctgggagacagaacaatacgggaggtgggtcgggagatgggtctgaaatacgggagattcCCGGGAAAAAcaagagtgttggcaggtatgttaaGATCatagggagcttctgtgaccgcgagaaatgcaaacggctgaaatTTAAGGTAGACGCactgaaaagtacacatgtttgcaaacctacctaaagttacaaacaataattgcgattagagcgatcatgtggtgaatgttgatcttgtgttgaacccaatgagccttgcatctaaaaaagagcaagggtgttcctttagtgatatcgctttgactcacgcgCTGAAAtaggcggacgtgaaacaacaaactgaggatatgcagacgctctgaaaaccgctccaattggtccaccgtttttatgttgttaaatcgAAAAAAatggactgggtgtgtttatttcaccccaacatgacagtctatacactatacctacacacatgtctgtacaaacagcttgaaaagatttttcaccatagatgacctttaatgttgttttttgtgtgtttacatagatgagtatggccactgtgtaaatgcgcagtacagttagGATCATATTGCCGCTTTAAATCATTATGATCACattatatatgccttcagtgatttcctgaaggtaAATACCAAAAagtaaagcaactggaataactacagcagtcgtgattttctgatctcatatgaagcgaTCGCAAtaacatatgatgatgtgtgcaggtgttgtagtggtgtcctatttcttaggggtaaatttcgaagcccttccccttcacacgtTTCAAGGGCCAAGCGGAATGGGAAGGAgaacaaaaacagaattgggattgggccttaatgctgtggaaaatgccatgttatcagagggggaaagtcccCTCATTAGCGTAGGacatcagttttgtttaaaaaatttgtaGAGTATAGACGGTTCTATATTTCGAATTTCTACCAAAACTTTTTTCAACATACTAATGACAGactaattatattttcaaatcctattaaggacggatagtatgcgaatcgGGATGCAGCAAAATACATTTGCAGCTCTGctttcttttgaaaagagggctgggagcataagctcatttgaatttaaaccgGTAGACCCAAAATTAGAATTAAAACCTAAAAGGGGCAGCTTCAAAGTtcaaagttataaaacattatttgttgagtattttgagatgaaatgtcacatacacactctagggacttcagagacttattttacctcTTGGTAAAAGGGGCAtaaataggtcctctttaaagtccatgtgacatcaacatttacaatgtttattttgctagggcacattgttatttttttaggtaaacaattaatccGTGCAATTTTATCTACTTTTAAAAAAAGGTTGTTTTGGTAATCTACTGATTCAGACGAATCAAAACAACATTTGCATAAAAGCTAAAAGACAAGGTTACTGCCTTAACAGCATCTACGAGCTAGGGCAAACAAAGCCAGACTAACCAGCCAAATCCCAAGATATACTCATGCATTAACTCCACTGAATAATCAGCATTTGTGTTGGCTTAGAAACCAAGAGTTGGCTTTGTGAACTAACAGATCTGCATGCCATTTCTGAGTGTTCACAGCCCACATACTTTCGTCAGAAGTTCAAAGCTACAGAGATGCCCATTCAGACCACAGCACTGGCACAAAAAGAGGATTACGCTTGTCATTCCTACAGTGAATAAGCAATTATTCTTATAAAATTCTTACAAAATAATGACCCCAAATACCAGAATGGTATGAGTAAgagatgaatttaattaaataacaaaataatgtatGAAAATGTCAGGATTTACTTACACTTTATTGTATATTGAACCTGacctttcttttaaaaacatccagttaaagttaaaattattaacCAGTTATGGCTGATTATTGGCTATTatcaattatgataaaaaaaatatatatatatatttgctaaatgatgtttaacagagagattattttctaacacattattaaacatagtagtttaataattaattatttattttgtctttgccatgatgaaagaaCACACTGATCATTTCAGTATCACTGGGCTAACCATAGTTACTTTTTTGTCCAGCTAAACTTAAAGACTTTCTAGAAGAAAAAGTAAGAGGAAATATTCACAAATTTCTTTGCTTTATCAAACAACActtcagaaatatttgaaaaataatctcATAAGGGCTAATATTATTAACTTCAACTGTCAAAATTTGAAATGCAATGAAAGTCAATGTAAGTATATGCAAGTTATTTTGGACCCTCAACAGCTTTCAATGTACAAACAAAACCTGCTTCAGAATGTTTTCtttatgttaatttatgtttCTGAAGAAATAAAATCAGACAGCTTTGAAACTAAATTATGTTGAGTAAAAGACTTTAGGTAAGTTTTACTTGCTAAATCCTGTAGTTTTGAACAAACACAACAGCACACAGAGCAGAAGTGCACATCAATCTGAGAGAGACAAGGCAGGGGAATGACAGCAGCACATAGAGAGAAGCCCTGTGTTAGTGGAACAGTGACACAGTCATTCACTTTGGCCACAGTCTGAATAAATCATAGATCTCACAGTCACACCCTCCCACAATCAGTTTCTTTCAcatccctctctccctctctgtctgTTGTCCTCATTTCCACAGTTCTGTGTGTATTCAGCCTCGTCCTGCCCTCTCTGTGCTACAGCTCTAGCAGATCCATGCACTTAAATGGATTTGAACTACATTTTCACAGAATTCCGAGTCCAAGAATCAAATACTGCCAGCGGACTAATTATCCAAATCAGGcgcttgagtaaaagtacagatacactaataaaatattactccAGTATTAAGTCCTCATCTTCGATATTACTTGAATTTGCTTAAAAGTATTTACAgttgaatgtttattttgcagGAAAGTACCAACACTTGTCATACTCTAATAATCACAAAGATCATTCATTACAATTAAAGTGAAAACACGTGAAACATGTACTGAACCTCATTCACATCAGTTTGTAAATCCAGTAAATCTTTACTGGACTCCATCCAAATGGAACACTCGAATCAGCAAGTTGTTAACTATAGACTCACTCTAAATTAATCCCTTGAATGtgtgagttgtttactgtagaCTCATTCTAAATTAATCTCTTGaatgagttgtttactgtagactcactctaaatgaatCACTTGAATCAACAAGTTGtttactgtagactcactctaaatgaatcacatgaatgagttgtttactgtagactcactctaaatggatcacttgaatcagcaagttgtttactgtagactcactctaaacgaatcacttgaatgaatgagttgtttactgtagactcactctaaatAGACCACCTAAATCAGCAAATTGTTTGTtgtagactcactctaaatgaatCACTTGAATCAACAAGTTGtttactgtagactcactctaaatgaatcacatgaatgagttgtttactgtagactcactctaaatggatcacttgaatcagcaagttgtttactgtagactcactctaaatgaatcacttgaatgagtgagttgtttactgtagactcactctaaatAGACCACTTGAATCAGCAAATTGTTTGTtgtagactcactctaaatgaatcacttgaatcagcaagttgtttactgtagactcactctaaacaaatTACTTTAATGAATTGTTTACTGTAGACTTACtcaaaatgaatcatttgaatgagttGTTTAATGTAGACTCACTATAAatggatcacttgaatcagtgagttaccTGAAATCTCATTTTGAACAGATTGCTTGAATCAgcaagttgtttactggagactcactctgaatgaatcactgTGAACAGATTacttaaatcagtgagttgtttactcactcttaaaggaTCATTCTAATCTAAGGCTGCATTCCAGTCCAATTTTGTATGCTCTGGCTACCCTCCCTCCATCTCCTTCCCCCGGAGGAGTGAAAACCTCACACAAGTGTTCACAACTTGCATAACAttgaatgggtttaaatggaatGTCCTAATCCCTTGAGCACTTGGGAACTACACTGTTGGGACATTACAATCACATTGCATTCGGGGACATATAGGTGCTGGAGTGGACCTATAAAGCCGACTCAATCCCTTGGTCAAAATTGAAGGATTGAGGGTAAGTGCatttgaacagatcatttgaatcaatgagctgtttactgaagactcgctctaaattaatcatttgaatcagtgagttgtttaccagaGATTCACTTTGAACagatgatttgaatcagtgagttgtttactgaagattcACTCTAAATGGCTCATACAAATCAGTGAGTTGCTTATTGGAAATTCTCtctgaattaatcatttgaattagAGAGTTGTTTACCAGGAACTCCCtctgaataaatcatttaaatcgttaaactcagttaatatttatatttgatagtAACAGTGGTCAAACATTTTGAGACTTACCAAACACAGTAAGGCAGCTGGTGGCGCTCTTCATGCCATCTGGGTATGTGTGAAACTCACAGATGTAGCAGGCCTCATCTTCTGATTGGACTGGCCATAGTGTGAGCTGTGTATCAGACAGGGAAGGGCTCAGACTCACACGCTCCACAAACTCTTCTTCAATCACAGGGTCACTCTGCTTGGCAAAAAAGGCAACTTCACGGGATTCTGCTTTAGTCACAATCTTCTTCCACAAAACCTGCTTGACTTTCTCTGGCAGGCCGTACCGACAGGCCAGAGTGATTTGTTTTCCACCCACCGCAGTCTTATTGCCCTCTGGAATCACAGTTGCtgtaaaacaatgaaaataaGTTACTGTTGACTAACAAAACAGCAACATTCACATTCGTCCAAGAAACAGTAAAGTGGTAGTGAATTCATGAAATATTGAGATATttgatatttatacatatacatatatatatatatatatatatatatatatatatatatatatatatatatatatatatatatatatatatatatattttttttttttagatacttGATATTCATGATTCTGCTGCTGCTTCTCGCTTGCATGAACATTGCAGTGTCCACAACACAATATCCAAAACTATAAGGTGGACCAGCAACCTGTTCTTCCACAAATTCTTCATACAAtcttatttgtttgttagttttaattattaatagtaactGATCAGAGTGGAGTGTGAACCAGCATTTCAGGCAAGGAGGCaggcacacacaccaacacaccagTCTAGAATCATTTGCTAATCCACCTTGAGGCAAGAGGAGTAAAGATTCAATGTAGAGCGTTTACTAATAGTCTTCAATGTGAAAGTTTGGAACAAAGCTCAGTGTGAacaaaatttgttattttacttttttttgatttcaggcagctggggtgccggaaaaaaatcataaaataacagctgttaaattactgaaatttaccataaaataaaaggcggtaaattacagaaatttaacataaaagaaCCGACGGTAAATCACAGAAATTAACCATAAAATAATGGgcagtaaattacagaaattttgcaaaaaataacagatggtaaattacagaaatttaccataaaataacagaaggtaaattacagaaatttaccgaaaaataacagatggtaaattacagaaattttacgGAAATTCAAATTTAaggaaatgtctgtaatttaacattagtTATTTCACgctaaatgtctgtaatttaatgaccgTTATTTTATGGGGTTTTTTCCAGCACGCCAtctgctggaaaaaaaatctgtaaaataacagatttttttttttacagataagcACACTGCTCTGCTGTGATCTTAAATTTCTTCACTCTCTTCAGTTCACTGACTGTAGTGGTTTCACAGCCATAACTTAGTTGCCATggattttacagatattttcaaTGAGGTTTGAATCAGGACCCTGGACTGGTCATTTCATTATTTCACTATTTTCTATCTTCATGGAGCAGCTTTACCTGTTTTTCTGTGTGACAGGGCTCATTGTCCTGCATAAAATTGCTGGCTGATTGAGTGATGAATGCAGGGAAGGAAGCACATTGTGCTGAAAGGAGCTTCTGATAAACATTCCCACTCACTTTGCCATGCAGTTTTATAAGAGACCACACTCCTGCTACAGAAAACATCAcctttctttcagtttttttcacTCTTTGAGTCTTTCTCCAGTTAAGACAGAGAGCATAATTTTTTCCCTCAGAACCAAATTCAACTTGCTTTTTCGGTAATAATCTCAATACTTTTTCCACCACTGTATGTTTCAAAATAACTCACAAAATATGCTTAAAACAGCTCTTTTATTACTGTTTGTTTAACTTTAAATAGGACTAAGCAATGAtctatataacaaaatataagcAATTGtggtttgtttcatttcaatatCCACTACAGATGCTTAAAGATCTAGTCCAAAACTCACCTGTAACAGTAAGACAAGTCTGCCCTTCCCTTGAGCCTTTAGGATGAATATCAAAGATGCAAGTGTAACATCCCTCGTCCCTGTGGCTCACACGTTTGATGGTGATGGCGCTGGCGTCTCGTGGAGAAGCAGCGAGCTCCACATGCTGTTGACCGCTCACGCTGTCTTGTTGACCAGGCTGATATGAGATTAATGTCTGATTCTGCACATCCAGCCAGCGGATCTGATGCACTGATTCTCCTCTAGCCTTGACAAGCGTACAGCTCAGCGTGAAGGGCTGTTCAACAAGAGCCTCCAGACGTGCTGGAGCTGAAACCCTGCCTGAAACACACCAATACTGAGACCATGTCCGATAAACACTTACTCAAAGGGCAATGAGACTTCTGCACACCTTGTAGTCGGGACACCATTACCAAAGACACACAGATCTGTACACATCTTGGCATGGAGACCACAAACATTTTAGCCTAGAGGAAATAGAAGGAAATAATGTATTCATAGACTATAGCagacaataaattaaatttagtta
This genomic window contains:
- the zgc:113337 gene encoding OX-2 membrane glycoprotein isoform X1, producing MFVVSMPRCVQICVSLVMVSRLQGRVSAPARLEALVEQPFTLSCTLVKARGESVHQIRWLDVQNQTLISYQPGQQDSVSGQQHVELAASPRDASAITIKRVSHRDEGCYTCIFDIHPKGSREGQTCLTVTATVIPEGNKTAVGGKQITLACRYGLPEKVKQVLWKKIVTKAESREVAFFAKQSDPVIEEEFVERVSLSPSLSDTQLTLWPVQSEDEACYICEFHTYPDGMKSATSCLTVFVLPKPQVSYKTTSPGVIEANCTAVARPKAEIVWNVEGNDRTIGPPVTTDVQQSDGTTLVISTLTIQAGLLKDVSVKCLVHHKGLERAIAVSMNTKIGTALAILISVTTVAFLLVLCLCFCLWKCVLRKDEPEEHQLPRRGRENREADS
- the zgc:113337 gene encoding nectin-3 isoform X2 encodes the protein MFVVSMPRCVQICVSLVMVSRLQGRVSAPARLEALVEQPFTLSCTLVKARGESVHQIRWLDVQNQTLISYQPGQQDSVSGQQHVELAASPRDASAITIKRVSHRDEGCYTCIFDIHPKGSREGQTCLTVTATVIPEGNKTAVGGKQITLACRYGLPEKVKQVLWKKIVTKAESREVAFFAKQSDPVIEEEFVERVSLSPSLSDTQLTLWPVQSEDEACYICEFHTYPDGMKSATSCLTVFVLPKPQVSYKTTSPGVIEANCTAVARPKAEIVWNVEGNDRTIGPPVTTDVQQSDGTTLVISTLTIQAGLLKDVSVKCLVHHKGLERAIAVSMNTKKSF